From the Micromonospora lupini genome, one window contains:
- a CDS encoding tyrosine-type recombinase/integrase, which yields MHDKKDESLMVLIEEFLTARATRKPSPHTLAAYRRDLHAVAALVAGDDTTPLPLDALSISDLSPRVLRAAFARFAAPRAPASVHRAWSTWNSFFTFLVADQVVAGNPMPAVGRPRALLPQPKPLRGADTPEMLLASVARDDGRQRDPWPERDVAVVAVALCAGLRLSELLALRVGSLAGRPGERRIEVAGKGGRPRVVPIEADLDRVVADYLDSRRRRFGSRSVRPDSALLVDRHGEPLRRGGLQYLVESCYRRAGIGDRVPRGARLHALRHTFATRLAEDGASAAEIMRLLGHASLASSQTYIEVTAGQQRDAIRASRTNRALAALPPVRGATG from the coding sequence ATGCATGACAAAAAGGACGAATCGCTCATGGTGTTGATCGAGGAGTTCCTGACCGCTCGGGCGACCCGCAAGCCCTCCCCGCACACCCTGGCGGCCTACCGGCGGGATCTGCACGCGGTGGCCGCGCTGGTGGCCGGGGACGACACCACTCCCCTCCCCCTCGACGCGCTGTCGATCAGCGACCTCTCCCCCCGTGTGCTGCGGGCGGCCTTCGCCCGGTTCGCCGCACCCCGGGCGCCCGCGTCGGTGCACCGCGCCTGGTCCACCTGGAACAGCTTCTTCACGTTCCTGGTCGCCGATCAGGTGGTGGCGGGCAATCCGATGCCGGCGGTCGGCCGGCCCCGGGCGCTGCTCCCCCAGCCGAAGCCGCTGCGCGGTGCGGACACTCCCGAGATGCTGCTCGCGTCGGTTGCCCGCGACGACGGTCGGCAGCGTGATCCGTGGCCGGAGCGGGACGTGGCGGTGGTGGCGGTGGCGTTGTGCGCGGGGTTGCGCCTGTCGGAGTTGTTGGCGCTGCGGGTCGGTTCGTTGGCGGGTCGACCGGGTGAGCGGCGGATCGAGGTCGCCGGCAAGGGCGGGCGTCCGCGGGTGGTGCCGATCGAGGCTGATCTGGACCGGGTGGTGGCGGACTACCTGGACAGTCGCCGTCGGCGTTTCGGGTCGCGGTCGGTACGCCCCGACTCGGCGTTGCTGGTGGACCGGCACGGTGAGCCGCTGCGCCGCGGTGGTCTGCAGTATCTGGTGGAGTCGTGTTATCGGCGGGCGGGGATCGGTGACCGGGTGCCGCGTGGGGCGCGGTTGCACGCGCTGCGGCACACGTTCGCGACGCGGTTGGCGGAGGACGGGGCGAGCGCCGCGGAGATCATGCGGTTGTTGGGGCACGCGTCGTTGGCGTCGTCGCAGACGTACATCGAGGTGAC